One window from the genome of Chiloscyllium plagiosum isolate BGI_BamShark_2017 chromosome 31, ASM401019v2, whole genome shotgun sequence encodes:
- the LOC122565298 gene encoding nuclear factor interleukin-3-regulated protein-like, whose product MLSTFDAIADLEPRPLKSGNLRGKYSARRKREFMPEEKKDASYWEKRRKNNEAAKRSREKRRFNDLVLESKMLALNEENACLRAELLTLKMRYGLISSAAYAQEAQILQGCMQKYFARHRAIEMDSHFLELDSPFLRDSCCHSHTTYTSENVSVNPVDSSSQLTGISPLHMKCSSPASVRVQEQNSVDLSTDESIVHNSSLNQLIYSRYSHTFNEAYPYHRPSNTSSNATEADPKNSKRESEDDAEDEQQVPKMHHFSPVGSCRYKCSTTPKANSSALPHKLRIKAKSMIAKEEKDDAEFDLEMPWKDEPRLAKARSASLTEIRDIDVRFCGGVMAKSR is encoded by the exons ATGTTGTCCACATTCGACGCCATCGCGGACCTAGAGCCGCGGCCTTTGAAAAGCGGCAACTTAAGGGGCAAATACAGTGCCCGCAGGAAGAGAGAGTTCATGCCCGAGGAGAAAAAGGACGCCTCTTACTGGGAAAAGCGGCGGAAAAACAACGAGGCGGCCAAACGATCGCGCGAGAAGCGACGCTTCAATGACCTTGTGCTGGAAAGCAAAATGCTGGCCCTCAACGAGGAGAACGCCTGCCTCCGGGCCGAGCTACTCACCTTGAAGATGAGGTACGGCCTCATCAGCTCCGCAGCCTACGCCCAGGAAGCCCAGATCCTGCAAGGCTGCATGCAGAAATACTTCGCAAGGCACAGAGCGATAGAGATGGACTCTCACTTTCTGGAATTGGACAGCCCATTTCTGAGGGATAGCTGTTGCCATAGTCACACAACATATACCTCAGAAAATGTGTCTGTCAATCCTGTTGATTCCAGTTCACAACTTACAGGAATTAGCCCACTTCATATGAAGTGCAGTAGCCCTGCTTCGGTTAGAGTGCAGGAGCAAAACTCTGTAGATCTTTCTACGGATGAGTCCATAGTACATAATTCGTCTTTGAATCAATTAATATATTCCAGATACTCTCATACATTCAATGAAGCATATCCCTATCACAGACCTTCAAATACTTCCTCAAATGCAACAGAGGCAGACCCTAAAAACAGTAAAAGAGAGTCAGAAGATGATGCGGAAGACGAGCAACAGGTACCTAAAATGCATCATTTTTCTCCTGTCGGTAGTTGCAGATATAAATGCTCTACAACGCCCAAAGCAAATAGTTCTGCCCTTCCTCACAAACTGAGAATTAAGGCAAAATCAATGATTGCAAAAGAAGAAAAGGATGATGCAGAATTTGATCTTGAGATGCCATGGAAGGATGAACCCCGCCTCGCAAAGGCTAGAAGTGCCTCATTGACAGAGATTAGGGACATAGATGTGCGTTTCTGTGGAG GAGTTATGGCCAAGTCAAGATGA